Proteins co-encoded in one Sparus aurata chromosome 18, fSpaAur1.1, whole genome shotgun sequence genomic window:
- the pdgfrb gene encoding platelet-derived growth factor receptor beta, with translation MRRLMTSMLHLTVTVTALLYFCTESSCLEITPDDKEFVLVEGSSLILTCSGSGETTWEFKREDVPYFQLEKVHDDSQSYQIVQTSHTTSVLTLWNVSWKHAGVYQCIDQGTREVKDVAVFVPDPNVWFLESSHGMVTKTSDESTIPCVVTNPDINVTLYERDTDLPIRGIYVPSEGYKASLEDRTYVCRGELNGEVKESQAFYVYSIVVPEAIDAYINASKTVLKQGEPLTVNCTVHGSELVFFSWDFPNREVDIEPLTDVLSAMNMRSCLIYPRATVDHSGNYVCHVNEPVQDQSASASVSITVLERGFVDVKAAQKQNISAKLQENVELRVEIEAYPPPQVRWSKDGTAIKGDKTISTRQEHEIRYVTILTLVRVRTEQKGLYTALVSSGDDTKEVTFDLEVQVPSQIKDLTDHHLPGKRHLVTCVAEGVPTPTIQWYSCDSMLKCSNQTAIWQPLIPEPEVLSIRTNVSFSETRKTSQVRSQVTFHKPQQVTVRCETSNKEGLVDRRDVKLVSSTLFSQVAVLAAVLALVAIIIMSIIILIAVWRKKPRYEIRWKVIESVSQDGHEYIYVDPIHLPYDLAWEMPRDHLVLGRTLGSGAFGRVVEATAYGLTHSQSSTKVAVKMLKSTARRSETQALMSELKIMSHLGPHLNIVNLLGACTKHGPLYLVTEYCRYGDLVDYLHRNKHTLLQYYAEKNQDDGCLISGGSTPLSQRKGYVSFGSESDGGYMDMSKDEPSLYVPMQEQIDSIKYADIQPSPYESPYQQDIYQEQGGGRLDLVISDSTILTYDDLLGFSYQVAKGMEFLASKNCVHRDLAARNVLICEGKLVKICDFGLARDIMHDSNYISKGSTFLPLKWMAPESIFHNLYTTLSDVWSYGILLWEIFTLGGTPYPDLPMNELFYSALKRGYRMAKPAHASDEVYEIMKKCWDEKFEKRPEFSFLVHSVGNMLTESYKKKYSQVNDNFLKSDHPAVARTKPRLSSPFPIANPAFGSPSPSSFSFPPDPYNQSPSPGEFRQEADSQEGITSYNEYIIPIPDPKPEEVFTGMPSESPASSLALEEETDSMSQDTAETLPEEDRLEETSERDALLSSSGTPEVEDSFL, from the exons CCCTCCTGTATTTCTGCACTGAGTCGAGCTGTCTGGAGATCACACCCGATGACAAAGAGTTCGTCCTGGTCGAGGGCTCTTCACTCATCCTCACCTGCTCTGGCTCAGGGGAGACCACCTGGGAGTTTAAGAGGGAGGATGTCCCTTATTTCCAATTGGAGAAGGTTCATGACGACAGCCAAAGTTACCAAATCGTGCAAACTAGCCACACAACAAGTGTTTTGACCTTGTGGAACGTAAGCTGGAAACATGCAGGGGTGTATCAGTGCATTGATCAAGGCACTAGAGAGGTTAAGGATGTGGCTGTTTTTGTCCCAG ACCCCAATGTGTGGTTCTTAGAGAGCTCCCACGGCATGGTAACAAAGACCAGTGACGAAAGCACCATTCCCTGTGTGGTCACTAATCCCGACATCAATGTCACCCTGTATGAGAGGGACACTGATCTGCCCATCAGGGGGATTTATGTCCCCAGTGAGGGCTACAAGGCATCGCTGGAGGACAGGACCTACGTATGTCGCGGCGAGCTGAACGGAGAGGTTAAAGAGTCTCAGGCCTTCTACGTCTACAGCATTGTCG TCCCAGAGGCCATCGACGCCTACATCAATGCGTCAAAGACCGTCCTGAAGCAGGGTGAACCACTGACAGTAAACTGCACCGTGCACGGATCGGAGCTGGTGTTCTTTTCCTGGGATTTCCCCAACAGAGAG GTTGACATCGAGCCGCTGACCGACGTCCTATCCGCCATGAATATGCGCTCCTGCCTGATCTACCCTCGTGCCACAGTGGACCACAGCGGAAACTACGTCTGCCATGTCAACGAGCCTGTCCAAGACCAGTCCGCCTCTGCCAGCGTCAGCATCACTGTGCTCG AACGAGGCTTTGTGGATGTGAAGGCTgctcagaaacaaaacatttcagccaAGCTCCAAGAGAACGTGGAGCTGAGAGTGGAGATTGAAGCTTACCCTCCCCCTCAGGTCCGCTGGAGCAAAGATGGCACCGCCATCAAGGGAGACAAAACCATCTCAACCAGACAAGAGCATGAGATCAG GTATGTCACTATTCTCACCTTGGTGAGGGTGAGGACGGAGCAGAAGGGCCTCTACACCGCCCTGGTCTCCAGTGGAGATGACACAAAGgaagtgacctttgacctggaAGTCCAAG TCCCCTCTCAGATTAAAGACCTGACAGACCACCACCTCCCTGGGAAGAGACACTTGGTGACCTGTGTAGCTGAGGGGGTCCCCACCCCGACCATACAGTGGTACAGCTGTGACAGCATGCTCAA GTGCAGCAATCAGACAGCAATCTGGCAGCCGCTGATACCAGAACCAGAGGTGCTGAGCATCCGGACCAACGTCAGCTTCAGTGAGACTCGTAAAACCAGCCAGGTGCGGAGCCAGGTGACCTTCCACAAGCCCCAGCAGGTCACAGTTCGCTGTGAGACCAGCAATAAGGAAGGACTCGTTGACAGAAGAGACGTCAAACTGGTATCCAGCA CTCTGTTCTCCCAGGTGGCAGTATTGGCTGCTGTTCTAGCCTTAGTGGCCATCATTATCATGTCTATCATCATCCTCATCGCTGTGTGGCGGAAG AAACCTCGCTATGAGATCAGATGGAAGGTGATAGAGTCTGTGAGCCAGGACGGTCATGAGTACATCTATGTGGACCCCATCCACCTGCCGTACGACCTCGCCTGGGAGATGCCACGAGACCACCTGGTGCTGG gtCGCACTCTTGGATCAGGAGCCTTTGGCAGGGTGGTTGAAGCAACTGCGTATGGTCTCACTCATTCCCAGTCCAGCACAAAGGTGGCCGtgaaaatgctgaaat cTACAGCCAGGAGGAGTGAGACTCAGGCTCTGATGTCAGAGTTGAAGATCATGAGTCACCTGGGTCCTCACCTCAACATCGTCAACTTACTTGGAGCTTGTACCAAACATG GGCCTCTGTATCTGGTGACTGAGTACTGCCGCTATGGTGACCTGGTGGACTACCTGCACAGGAACAAGCACACGCTCCTGCAGTACTACGCTGAGAAGAACCAAGACGACGGCTGCCTCATCTCAGGCGGGAGCACTCCACTCAGCCAGAGAAAAGG CTACGTGTCATTTGGAAGTGAGAGTGATGGAGGATACATGGACATGAGTAAGGACGAGCCCTCGCTCTACGTGCCCATGCAGGAGCAGATAGACTCCATCAAGTATGCAGACATCCAGCCCTCTCCGTACGAGTCTCCCTATCAGCAGGACATCTATCAGGAACAAG GTGGTGGCAGATTGGACCTGGTCATCAGCGACTCTACCATTCTCACCTATGATGATCTTTTGGGCTTCAGCTACCAAGTCGCAAAGGGGATGGAGTTCCTCGCCTCCAAGAAT TGTGTCCATCGTGACCTTGCTGCCAGGAATGTGTTGATCTGCGAGGGCAAACTGGTGAAGATCTGTGACTTCGGCTTGGCCAGAGACATCATGCACGACTCCAACTACATCTCTAAAGGCAGC ACATTCCTGCCCCTGAAGTGGATGGCACCAGAAAGCATTTTCCATAATTTGTATACCACCCTGAGCGATGTGTGGTCGTACGGCATTCTTCTCTGGGAGATTTTCACACTGG GAGGAACCCCTTATCCTGATCTGCCCATGAATGAGTTGTTCTACAGCGCTTTGAAGAGAGGCTACCGAATGGCCAAACCAGCCCATGCCTCTGATGAAGT TTATGAAATAATGAAGAAGTGCTGGGATGAGAAGTTTGAGAAGAGGCCTGAGTTCTCCTTTCTGGTCCATAGTGTGGGGAATATGCTGACAGAGAGCTATAAAAAG AAATACAGCCAAGTCAACGACAACTTCCTGAAGAGTGACCACCCGGCAGTTGCCCGCACCAAACCCCGACTCTCCTCACCCTTTCCGATTGCCAACCCAGCATTTGGCTCCCCATCCccatcctccttctccttcccccCGGACCCCTACAACCAGAGCCCGAGCCCTGGAGAATTTAGACAGGAGGCGGACTCACAGGAAGGCATCACTTCATACAACGAATACATCATTCCCATCCCAGACCCCAAGCCGGAGGAAGTGTTCACCGGTATGCCGTCGGAAAGCCCTGCAAG CTCTCtggctctggaggaggagaCTGACTCGATGTCGCAGGACACGGCTGAAACCCTTCCAGAAGAGGACAGGCTGGAGGAGACCAGTGAGAGAGACGCTCTGCTCAGCTCCTCAGGAACGCCCGAGGTAGAAGACAGCTTCCTGTAG
- the csf1ra gene encoding macrophage colony-stimulating factor 1 receptor, with product MQSYLTLLMGIVASAASVEWRRPVIKFNSKAVVSAEVVVSPGTSLDLKCEGDRPVNWQPRLAKHRRFVSKANGNVRTFKVERPTAEFTGTYRCYYTAMPQQRQLISSVHVYIKDPNRVFWTSSTSLRVVRKEGEDYLLPCLLTDPAATDLGLRMDNGTSVPPGMNFTVYRHRGILIHSLHPSFNADYVCTARVNGVEKTSKAFSINVIQKLRFPPYVFLETDEYVRIVGEELKIRCTTHNPNFNYNVTWKYTTKSRVIVEEKVRSSGENRLDITSILTISAVELADTGNISCIGTNEAGVNSSTTYLLVVDKPYIRLLPQLSPKLAHQGLSVEVNEGEDLELSVLIEAYPHIIEHRWYTPTSPNTSTQEHKFIRYNNRYHASLLLKRMNAQEQGQYTFFARSDLANASITFQVQMYQRPVAVVRWENVTTLTCTSFGYPAPRIIWYQCFGIRPTCNENHTGLQMAIPLQAPTVEVQREEYGAVEVESVLTVGPSSRRMTVECVAFNLVGVSSDTFAMEVSDKLFTSTLTGAAGILAILLVLLVFLLYKYKQKPRYEIRWKIIEARDGNNYTFIDPTQLPYNEKWEFPRDKLKLGKILGAGAFGKVVEATAYGLGEEKENAMRVAVKMLKASAHSDEREALMSELKILSHLGHHKNIVNLLGACTYGGPVLVITEYCSLGDLLNFLRQKAETFVNFVMNMPDIVENSNDYKNICNQKHFIRSDSGISSTSLSSYLEMRPSQLPNIESSQDPVCEETADWPLDIDDLLRFSFQVAQGLDFLAAKNCIHRDIAARNVLLTDHRVAKICDFGLARDIMNDSNYVVKGNARLPVKWMAPESIFDCVYTVQSDVWSYGILLWEIFSLGKSPYPSMAVDSRFYKMVKRGYQMSQPDFAPPEIYTIMKMCWNLEPTERPTFSKITQMIERLLGDQPEQEQLIYQNVEQQVTEGEVCDEPKCCDGPCDQSCDHEEEEQPLMKTNNYQFC from the exons ATGCAGTCCTACCTCACTCTGCTGATGGGGATCGTGGCCTCTGCTGCTTCAG TGGAATGGAGGCGTCCGGTGATCAAGTTCAACTCTAAGGCGGTGGTGAGTGCGGAGGTGGTGGTCAGTCCCGGGACCTCTCTGGATCTTAAGTGCGAGGGCGACAGGCCCGTAAACTGGCAGCCAAGGCTAGCCAAACACAGACGCTTCGTTTCTAAGGCCAACGGGAACGTCCGCACCTTTAAGGTGGAACGTCCCACTGCAGAATTCACTGGAACATACAGATGTTATTACACTGCCATGCCGCAGCAACGTCAACTGATCTCCTCAGTGCATGTGTATATAAAAG ATCCAAACCGTGTGTTCTGGACCAGCAGCACGTCCTTGCGTGTGGTGAGGAAGGAAGGTGAGGACTACCTGCTGCCCTGCCTGCTGACCGACCCAGCAGCCACGGACCTTGGCCTCCGCATGGACAATGGCACCAGCGTGCCGCCGGGGATGAACTTCACAGTTTACCGGCACCGTGGTATTCTCATCCACAGCCTCCACCCGAGCTTCAACGCTGACTACGTCTGCACAGCCAGGGTCAACGGAGTGGAGAAGACGTCCAAGGCCTTTTCCATCAACGTCATTCAGA AGCTTCGCTTCCCTCCATACGTCTTCTTGGAGACAGATGAATATGTGCGCATTGTTGGAGAGGAGCTCAAGATTCGCTGCACCACGCACAACCCCAACTTCAACTACAACGTCACCTGGAAATACACCACCAAGTCG AGAGTGATAGTAGAGGAGAAGGTTCGCTCCAGTGGAGAGAACCGCCTTGACATAACGAGCATCCTGACCATCTCGGCTGTGGAGCTTGCAGACACAGGAAACATTTCCTGCATTGGCACAAATGAAGCAGGGGTGAACAGTTCAACGACATACCTGCTGGTTGTAG ATAAGCCCTACATCAGGCTGTTGCCCCAGTTGTCCCCTAAACTGGCCCACCAGGGCCTTTCGGTGGAGGTGAACGAGGGAGAAGATCTGGAGCTCAGTGTGCTCATCGAAGCGTACCCCCACATCATCGAGCACAGATGGTACACCCCAACATCTCccaacacatccacacaggAGCACAAGTTCATCAGATACAACAACAG aTACCATGCAAGTCTGCTGCTGAAGAGAATGAATGCACAGGAGCAGGGGCAGTACACCTTCTTTGCCAGGAGTGACTTGGCCAATGCGTCCATCACGTTCCAAGTGCAAATGTATC AGAGACCTGTTGCCGTGGTGAGATGGGAAAACGTAACCACGCTCACTTGCACCTCATTTGGCTATCCCGCTCCCAGAATCATCTGGTACCAGTGCTTTGGGATACGGCCCAC GTGCAATGAAAATCACACGGGGCTGCAGATGGCGATCCCTCTCCAGGCTCCCACGGTGGAGGTGCAGAGGGAGGAGTACGGGGCTGTGGAGGTGGAGAGCGTCCTCACCGTCGGGCCGTCCAGCCGGCGGATGACGGTGGAGTGCGTGGCCTTCAACCTCGTCGGAGTCAGCAGCGACACCTTTGCCATGGAGGTTTCCG ACAAACTCTTCACTTCTACCTTGACTGGCGCAGCAGGCATTCTGGCCATCCTCCTCGTGCTTCTGGTTTTCCTGctttataaatataaacag AAACCCAGGTATGAGATCCGCTGGAAGATCATTGAGGCAAGAGATGGAAACAACTACACCTTCATTGACCCCACTCAGCTGCCCTACAATGAGAAGTGGGAGTTCCCAAGAGACAAGCTGAAGCTAG GAAAGATCCTGGGTGCGGGAGCTTTCGGAAAGGTTGTAGAGGCCACAGCTTATGGTCttggagaggagaaggaaaatgCGATGCGCGTTGCTGTGAAAATGTTAAAAG CCAGCGCTCATTCAGATGAGAGGGAAGCTCTGATGTCTGAACTGAAGATCCTGAGCCACCTGGGACACCACAAGAACATTGTCAATCTTCTGGGAGCCTGCACCTATGGAG gaCCGGTGCTTGTAATCACAGAATACTGCAGCCTCGGCGACCTCCTGAACTTCCTTCGCCAGAAGGCAGAGACCTTTGTGAACTTTGTTATGAACATGCCCGACATTGTGGAGAACTCTAATGACTACAAGAACATCTGCAATCAGAAACACTTCATTAGAAG TGACAGTGGGATCTCCAGTACGTCCTTGAGCAGCTACTTGGAGATGAGACCTAGTCAGCTGCCAAATATAGAATCCTCTCAAG ACCCTGTCTGCGAGGAGACTGCTGACTGGCCGCTGGACATCGATGACTTGCTGCGGTTTTCCTTTCAAGTGGCTCAGGGCCTGGACTTTCTGGCTGCTAAAAAT tgtatTCACAGAGACATCGCTGCCAGGAATGTCCTGTTGACTGATCACAGAGTGGCCAAGATTTGTGACTTTGGTCTGGCACGTGACATCATGAATGACTCCAACTACGTGGTGAAGGGCAAC GCTCGTCTGCCGGTGAAGTGGATGGCTCCAGAGAGCATCTTTGACTGTGTCTACACCGTCCAGAGTGACGTCTGGTCCTATGGCATCCTCCTGTGGGAGATCTTCTCTTTAG GCAAGAGCCCGTACCCCAGCATGGCTGTGGACTCCAGGTTCTACAAGATGGTGAAGCGTGGCTACCAGATGTCCCAACCAGACTTTGCTCCCCCCGAGAT CTACACGATCATGAAGATGTGCTGGAATCTGGAGCCGACAGAGCGGCCGACGTTCAGCAAGATCACTCAGATGATAGAAAGACTGCTCGGGGACCAACCTGAGCAGGAACAG CTAATTTACCAGAATGTGGAGCAGCAGGTTACGGAGGGTGAAGTGTGTGACGAGCCCAAGTGCTGCGACGGCCCCTGTGACCAGTCTTGTGAccacgaggaggaggagcagcctCTGATGAAGACCAACAACTACCAGTTCTGTTGA